The Desulfobulbaceae bacterium genome has a segment encoding these proteins:
- a CDS encoding mechanosensitive ion channel family protein, whose product MKEELANLEGLYTVAIEFAVKYSFQILGALIVLVVGLKLASWVAALVIRLCEKHNLDVTLSKFTGSVAKMLVVVFVVIITIGQFGISVAPLVAAVSALAFGASFAIQGPVSNYGAGLSIIISRPFVVGNTISVQGVTGIVKEIKLAATVLTTEDDEQITIPNKHIVGEIIHNSFANKVVETTVGIAYHHDPNEAVYRIKSALANLEDVCQDPAPQIGIDEFGDSSINIGIRFWVPTRNYFQMRFLANGAIFTALKEGNISIPFPQREVAIISSPEKVV is encoded by the coding sequence ATGAAAGAAGAACTTGCCAACTTAGAGGGTTTATATACCGTTGCCATTGAGTTTGCTGTGAAATACAGTTTTCAGATATTGGGTGCACTTATAGTTCTTGTTGTAGGGCTTAAACTGGCGAGTTGGGTTGCGGCGCTGGTTATTCGACTCTGTGAAAAGCATAACCTTGACGTGACCCTCAGTAAATTTACCGGCAGTGTTGCTAAAATGCTGGTTGTTGTTTTCGTTGTTATCATTACCATCGGCCAGTTTGGGATTTCTGTCGCTCCTCTTGTGGCGGCAGTCAGCGCCCTCGCCTTTGGGGCCAGTTTTGCGATCCAGGGGCCCGTGTCGAATTATGGTGCTGGATTGTCAATTATCATTAGTCGGCCATTTGTGGTTGGTAATACCATCTCAGTTCAGGGGGTTACCGGCATTGTCAAGGAGATTAAACTGGCCGCGACCGTTTTAACAACAGAAGATGATGAGCAGATCACCATACCGAACAAACATATTGTCGGTGAAATTATTCATAACTCATTCGCTAATAAAGTGGTTGAAACGACAGTCGGAATCGCCTATCACCACGATCCAAATGAGGCCGTTTATCGTATTAAGTCAGCACTCGCCAACTTGGAAGATGTTTGTCAGGATCCTGCACCTCAAATTGGGATTGATGAGTTTGGCGACTCTTCGATTAATATTGGGATTCGTTTTTGGGTGCCCACCAGGAACTATTTTCAAATGCGCTTTTTGGCCAATGGTGCAATTTTTACGGCGTTAAAGGAGGGGAACATCTCAATTCCCTTCCCTCAGCGCGAGGTGGCAATCATATCGTCACCTGAAAAAGTGGTTTAA
- a CDS encoding YqaE/Pmp3 family membrane protein — protein sequence MDIVRIILAIFLPPVAAFLTVGIGFQFWINIVLTLCGLLPGSVHALWLVVKKK from the coding sequence ATGGACATTGTACGAATTATACTAGCCATATTTCTTCCACCTGTCGCTGCGTTTTTAACGGTTGGTATCGGGTTTCAGTTCTGGATCAATATTGTTTTAACGCTATGCGGTCTTCTGCCTGGCTCTGTTCACGCTCTATGGCTGGTGGTTAAAAAGAAATAA
- a CDS encoding DUF2959 domain-containing protein: MEIARKVFVLVCLAFILAMPGLYGCQTVYYGAMEKMGVHKRDIMMDRVAEARDTQSEAKEQFKSALQQFTTVLGIKGGDLEDKYNTLNETYELSEKKAEAVHDRIQKVESVSEALFDEWKSELKEYSSAALRKDSQQKLDATRTHYAKLISAMKKAEKKIAPVLSAFKDQVLYLKHNLNAQAIASLQNELVAVEGDIVLLVKEMEASIKEANAFIETLKK, translated from the coding sequence ATGGAGATAGCTCGAAAAGTTTTTGTTTTAGTTTGTTTGGCTTTTATTCTGGCGATGCCTGGACTTTATGGCTGTCAAACAGTTTACTATGGTGCAATGGAGAAAATGGGCGTTCATAAACGCGACATTATGATGGATCGAGTGGCCGAAGCCCGCGATACCCAGTCTGAAGCTAAAGAGCAATTCAAATCAGCTCTCCAACAATTTACAACGGTGCTGGGGATTAAAGGTGGTGATTTAGAGGATAAGTACAATACGCTTAATGAAACCTATGAGCTAAGTGAAAAAAAGGCTGAGGCTGTACATGACAGAATTCAGAAAGTTGAAAGTGTCTCAGAGGCTTTGTTTGATGAATGGAAAAGTGAGTTGAAAGAATATTCAAGTGCAGCGCTCCGCAAAGACAGTCAGCAAAAACTTGATGCAACTCGTACGCATTATGCCAAGCTTATTTCTGCCATGAAAAAAGCCGAGAAGAAAATAGCACCCGTCTTAAGCGCCTTTAAGGATCAGGTTTTGTATCTTAAGCATAATCTGAATGCGCAGGCTATTGCTTCGCTGCAGAATGAACTGGTGGCTGTTGAAGGTGATATTGTTCTGCTGGTTAAGGAGATGGAAGCCTCTATAAAAGAGGCTAATGCGTTTATAGAAACACTAAAAAAATAA